In Lolium rigidum isolate FL_2022 chromosome 3, APGP_CSIRO_Lrig_0.1, whole genome shotgun sequence, the genomic window CGATAGTCCTGCTGTCTTTGGGCACCATTGCTTTCATCCTTGTGCAGAGGCATTTCAGGTATGCGGAGATACGAGATGACTGGGAGGTGGATTTCGGCCCACACCGGTTCTCTTACAAGGATTTATTCCATTCAACAGAaggatttgagaacaagaaccttCTAGGAGTTGGAGGATTTGGGAGAGTGTACAAAGGGCTGCTTCCGAGATCCAGATTGAAGATAGCCGTGAAGAGGGTGTCACATGATTCCAAGCAAGGTATAAAGGAGTTCATCGCGGAAATAGTCAGCATAGGCTGCCTTCAAAACCGCAATCTTGTGCCATTTCTTGTCTATTGTCGACGTAAaggtgaacttctcttggtaTATGAGTACATGCCAAACGGAAGCCTTGATAAATACTTGTATGGCAAAGAGGATAACACGGTGTTGAGCTGGGCTCAAAGGTTCCGGATCATCAAAGGAATTGCAGCTGGCTTGCTTTATCTCCACGAGGAGTGGGAGAAAGTGGTTGTTCATCGAGACATCAAGGCAAGCAATGTGCTCCTTGACGACGAGATGAATGGACGATTGGGTGATTTCGGCCTTGCAAGGCTGTATGACCATGGCATCGACCCACAGACTACAGATGTGGTTGGCACCATAGGCTACCTAGCTCCAGAGCTAGCACGCAGCGGAAATGCCCCTCCTCCTACTGATGTCTTTGCCTTCGGCATGTTCGTTCTTGAGGTCACCTGTGGACAAAGACCTGTCAATCACCAAAACACAGAAGAAAATCAGCTCATTTTGATCGATTGGGTGATTGACAAGGTGCAGAAAGGATCATTCAGTGATACACTGGATGCTAGGCTAAAAGGGAGTTATGATGTTGGTGAGGCATGCTTGGCACTAACAATAGGGATActatgctctcacccattcgccaAAGCAAGGCCTACCATGAGGCAAGTCATGCAATACCTAAATGGGGAAACTGAGCCTCCAGAGTTAAGCTTCGAGATGCTAGATTTGATGCAAAACGAAGAATTTGAGCCATACATCATTTCATACCCTGTGTCAAGTACAAGCATAGCCACAATGTCTCACGTCTCAGGAGGAAGATGAACATGGCACTTTGTCATGTCTGATATAAAGTATATTTATTAAATACCTTAAGGAACATATATATTGTAAATGTGATGAGCCATATATACAAAGCCTATATCTACCTTAAAGATATTTTGGTTCGTTTGTAAAAACATCATGTCCTCGTTTTGTTCTGTCTGCATCCCCGTATGTTGTGTAATTTTTCTGTTGCTTATTTCCCTGCAACATCATGGTTTTGTATGAGAACGTCCTCTTAAATAATGGATGTCACTGGTGCCAAAATCACTAGATTAAATTTATAAGGTCTTTTTGCCAGCAAGTGTTCACTGCAGTCATATGGGCTATGCTTGTTTTTGTTTATAACAActcatactacctccatttcatagAATAAAGcctatttttttttagaaaagtcaagctaagtaaagtttgaccaaaattttagaacaaacTAACAAGAACCACGATATCATTTATGAAGATACATTTTAAGTTTAGATTGTGCATATTGATTTTTTTcctaaaacttggtcaaactttacctattttgactttaaaaaatataagccttattcattgaaacagaggtagtatgtGCCATCCGGGAGAATCATAAGGCCAGATGGATAAAAAAACCTGACAAGACAAACCAATCTAGATGTGACTTGTTCATTCCGCCAGAAATCTACATGTATTCTATCTTTCTAGAATATTTGGCGCTTTGAATAGGCGATTTTGGTGGGAAATGGGTAAAACACCAAGGATATATGGAAAGAAAATTATATGCTAACTAAATGCAGCAGTTGCATAttggaagaaaaaaaatcacCTAATTGGGAGTTGTTCGAGAAATGCATGTATAGTAAGCATGTTGAAATACTAgccatgcaataccattcagctaGTTTATGTTTATTGACTTGAGgcattaaaattttaaaacatcACTTGATGGCCGATTCAGACTGCAACATAAATTGACTCGAGGACAAAATCAGAGTCATGTCACAGAAAGCAACTTCAGTGGCAAGTAGTTATAAAAATCAAAGTGTAAAGCACGAGAAGTtgaatttt contains:
- the LOC124704650 gene encoding L-type lectin-domain containing receptor kinase SIT2-like; amino-acid sequence: MIMSNMNPISLFFLELLLIGLGAPQFIAGDDSQRFVYSGFANANLTLDGTASVTPSGLLELTNGTAMSKGHAFYPVPLRLHDSHNGTVQSFSASFVFGIISIYNLSSHGLTMLVAPSKDFSGANPVQYLGLVNGSNNGKTTNHIFAVELDTWLNPEFGDINNNHVGIDINSLSSVQSQPGGFFHDQNGTFKNLTFSSQEAMQVWVGYDRETTQIEVTMAPLDMAAKPKRPTVSTRYNLSFVLKDVAYIGFSSSTGKINTRHYVLGWSFAMNGAAPAINLTMLPKLPRHHPKGHRYWVLEIVLPVATAIVLLSLGTIAFILVQRHFRYAEIRDDWEVDFGPHRFSYKDLFHSTEGFENKNLLGVGGFGRVYKGLLPRSRLKIAVKRVSHDSKQGIKEFIAEIVSIGCLQNRNLVPFLVYCRRKGELLLVYEYMPNGSLDKYLYGKEDNTVLSWAQRFRIIKGIAAGLLYLHEEWEKVVVHRDIKASNVLLDDEMNGRLGDFGLARLYDHGIDPQTTDVVGTIGYLAPELARSGNAPPPTDVFAFGMFVLEVTCGQRPVNHQNTEENQLILIDWVIDKVQKGSFSDTLDARLKGSYDVGEACLALTIGILCSHPFAKARPTMRQVMQYLNGETEPPELSFEMLDLMQNEEFEPYIISYPVSSTSIATMSHVSGGR